The DNA sequence TATACTGCAATACAGGAATGGACTAGACAAATTAGCAATCAGAGGCTACTTTAACATAAATTTAGCATGTGCAAATGCAAGAAACAAAGGAACAACCATAAGAACACATGTTAATTGTATTCAGCAAAGATATAAACTTTACCCCAATATCAATTCCCCAACctaaattaaacaaacaaaacctaaaattCGCCGCAATTCAGAACCCAGTACCAATCGAAACAAACCCCAAAACAGTCAAATTGAAATTTCCAGAACCAAttactagggttagggttaagGATTCAAAAAATTGAACTTTCAATTAGAAATAGAAGTGCACCTCTGGAATTGAGCTCGACTCTCTGGGCCTCGGGTCGATTGAGATTGTGGGTCTTCTGGCGGACCTAGAGCTGGAGCTCGTGAATGTGTTGGAGATAGTACGGTCGAAGCCCTTCGCCGAGTTTGGAAGGGATTTGTTACCGGTTGGATTGTTGGATTTGATGTTAGCCTGAGCGCAGTCAGAGTAGAGCTCGGAGTTGTTGGGGTCGTGGCGATGGCCTCTGTGTAGAGGTTAATGGCGAGCTCAAAGTGGTCATCGATAAAGGCCTTCGTTATTTCCCAGATCGAATAACCCATTAGGTTTTGGTTGGGGTTTgtcgagagggagagagagagagctttcgtTGGGGTTtgtggaagaagagagagaggtcggggttTGTCGAGGggggagaaagaaagaaagaaagaaagtgagAGAGCTTTGTCAAAGAAGAGAGTAagggtttgggttttggttttgtttttggttttgtgtcgaGAGAGAGTGGGGAGCTGTCGAGAGTGAGGAGTGAGGGTTTCAGTTTTTGGGTGaaaagttcttcttcttcttttttcgccTGAATGTGGGTTTCAAGCCCTGCCCTATGAATTTGGACAAGCCCCATaaagactcacacaacagaattttataaCAATGTGGTCTGAGTACATGagttttaaatttgaaattgtcTCCTGTCAATTTGACTTCCCTCGTTGGGGAGTTGGAGGAAAAtgatggtgggaaatctccttGCTTTCTGCCAAACATattaatcagaccacagttttattgtttctcgtcTTAAGATTACTACATGTTGGGGGAACAAATTTGGGTTTGAAATGGGGTTTGGCACCAtagacatggtgggaaacttgccgctaaattattttagggtcatacaacatTTTTAttcttaaacgtcttctgaactagtTCATTATACCATATCAGGCGACGGGTTTTGTAAAAGCGacatacaaaaaaataaaaatcaattagaCGACAGAAAACTATGATGTGTCGTCTGAGAGGtatcgtctgattcaatttttgtagtagttaCACTTATGGAGCACGCATCCTTCTTTACATTGCCAAACCAGTTGTCTGACCTTGTTATCCATTTGTCAAGCCCGGTTCGAGGTCTAGTCTTTTTCTTCTACTCTTTGTTCGACTCTTTGTTTTGTGGCGCAACTGGTGGTGAGTTGTCTTAGCTGCACTCCGCACTCCCTTAGTCGCAGTCACGGTCATTGCTGTTAATAAGCTTAATTTGCACTTCGGTCTTTGCTTCTGACTTCTCGTCCTCGTCCTCATAATCATCAACTTCGACTCACGGAGTTCCTTAAAGCTTGCCCttaaggaaaagaagaacaatACCGTTGTTGTGATTAATAAACCAACAacggtggaggtggaggtggagggaACAGGAGTAGGAGAAATCAAGACTAGGGGCGGAGTTGTGATGTGTTCTCGGTGGATgacaggaagaggaagaaaatagataaaaacacACAAAGGGCAAAAGGTTTTTGAATAAGAGCCATTGTTGGGCAGTTTGAATGAGAGCTTACCAGTGCTCCAATTTCAAGGGAGTTTGCATTTGTCTATTTCTCTTCGCTTTTTATtactaaatatatatatcacgGGATAGTTTTGAAGGTACTCTCTGGGATATTGTCTTCTATTTTTCATCAATTTTCCACCACAGGTCATGTCTCTTAGAAATAAGCTATGCCCCTCTTTCAATTTTAGAAGATTCATTTTGAGGCAATTAAAATGATGTGAAGAAAACGGTAAGGATGCCACAGTGGTCAGAACAAAGGAGTTAGAATCAGAACAGTATAACCCAGGATGGAAGTGTGTTGGAGTTCAAATGATTTCTTCGTTGAAAAATTTGGTCATTCATATGAGTGAAAATAAGGTTTGTCTTTGCTTGAAATAAGATTTTATTAAGTCTCTGGACTAAGCTATAAATATGATCACAATTTTCactgcaagaaaaaaaaacatgggaAAAGTTGTTGGATATATGTGATTTAATACAGTGGTGCTCTCAAGCAATGGAAAGGTTTGGAAGACACCCTTTATTTCACTTCTTTAGGAGAAATTTACACTCCTCATTTTACAATCAACActccatgttttcttttttagtatctcaacatcacatttttacaatttacactacaaaaagtcaaaacttaagaTACTAATAAAGGAAACATGAAGTTTATATTGTAAAAtagggagtgtgaatttcactttcCATTTTATATTCACAAAATGGAGAACGTCAACACTCTTCCTAATCCCATAAAGTGGAGAAAGCAACTAGCCTTTTGTACCTCTAACAAGGATGTCGATTGGACTAGAATTACCCCAGAAATGAGTTCTTCCACTTTGAAAATGTTGTTGAAGATGAAAAAGATTCTTGGATTTATATGGTTTAATGTGGTAAATTATCAAGATGAATGTGTTGTCTAAAAATAAAAGGGAAATACTAAGCAACTTAAGAttgattgttttcttttctctaggttttgtttttaatgacAGATCAACCTCACAATCCTAAGCCACGAAAAGCAGAAGAAAGTAAATtcatattttctgaaaaatgaTGTTGATATCGGTGATATTCCAAGTTCGGTTGAGCAAGAACCTTCTAGTTCTGTAAGAGTTAAGTCTCGTGAAATTAATGTTATTCACATTGAACATGATCCGGGACAACGCCCTGCAATCTCGTCATATCTTATTAATGAGTGTGATGAGgtttaaagaaaatatatactTTATGGTCCCTATCAACCAAAATGAGAAGAGTATCCAACGCATCTTTATGGAGATCAAGATCGCAAATTTAATGGAAAGTGGTTTGAAAAATATCCTTGGCTTGAGTTCTTTGATGAGAATGATAAGGCATTTTGTTTTCCATTCTTTCTTTTTGATAGCAATCCTCTAAGGCATTCTTTGTTCACTTCTTATGGGTTTAACAATTGGAGAAAGATCGGTGGAGTTCAATGTTGCTTTAAAAAGCATGTAGGAAATTCCAGCTCCCCACATCATAAGTCTATGCAAGATATGTTGGGCTTAAAACATGAGTGTAGATCGACATATTGATAAAGTCATGAATCCACAACTACCAGAATTGATACAGCAAAATCGGTTGAGCTCAAGGCTACTATAGAGGCTGTAAGATTGTAAGCAAAGCAAGCACTTGCTTTTAGAGGTGATGATGAATCTGCTGAGTCATCTAATCATGGAAATGTTATGTGGTGGATTCCTATGGGAGAATGAATGAGGAAGTTGCAAAAGTCACCTTAGAAAAATGCCCCCCGAAATGCTACCTATACTTCGCCAAGGATTCAAAAAGAAATTCTAAGTATTCTTGCCAATAGAGTTAGAAGAAAAATTCGTGAAGAGGTTGGGAAGGCTAAGTTGTGTCTGCTTGTTGATGAAGCACTTGATGAATCTAAGAAGGAACAAATGGCAATTATCTTGAAATTTGTTAATTCTCATAGGTTTGTTCGTGAACAATTCTTCCATGTTGCAAGTGTTAGAGATACTTGTGCTGCAACTCTTAAGAGTAAGATAGACAATGTTCATACTGAATACAATCTTCAAGTTGAAAATTTGCGTGGTCAAGGATATGATGGTGCTAGCAACATAGGTGGTGAGTGGAATGGATTGCAAGCACTATTTTTGCAAAAGTGTCCATATGAATATTATGTACATTGTTTTGCTCATCGCCTACAACTAGCTTTAAAGATGTGGATGTTGTCTATTTATTCTTTTAAATGTTGACTAGTATCATTAATGTTGTTGACTCATCTATTCAAGAAGTTGAAGTTGTGGAACAAATTGCTGCTGGGGAACTTGAAACTAGAAAGGGAGCTAATCAGACATGCAATTTGGAAAAAGCTGGAGGTACTCGGTGGAGTTCAAGGTATTATGCTATCAAGAACCTGATGAAATTGTATAACTCAACTAGTTCAATTTTGAAAAACATGATAGATAATGGACTCAATGGAAAAATACGTGGAAAGGCTTTGGGTGCTTTCAAAGCTCTAAGatcattggactttgtattttgCTTATTTTTGTTGGACAAAACTATGGGAATCACAAATGCTCTTTATAAGTCATTGCAAGAACAGTCtcaagagatcacaaatgctaTGAATATAGTTTCTAGAATGAAGGGTCGTCTTAAAACGTTGAGAGAAGATGGTTCGGTTGATTTCTTTGCTAGTGTTATATCGTTTTGTGACGCACATTCAATTGATGCTCTATATATTAATGCTTGCCATATGGAAGGTACGTGTAGTCTTTCTCAACAACAAAATTGTGTCACTATTGAACATTATTATCGTGCTGAAATATTCAATGCCATAATTGATTTTTAATTGATGGAACTAAATAGTAGATTCAATGAGCAAACAAGGGAACTCTTGATTCTTACTTTTGCATTGGATCCTCGATTTGATTTTTAATCATTTTACATTGACAAAATATGTTGTTTGGCTAAGAAATTTTATCCTCATGATGTGCCTGATTTGAATGATCTAAGAGACTAGTTGGAGCATTTTGAGTATCAATTCTCTGAACTTTCATAATTTCAAGATTTATATACCCTTTCTGAGTTATGTCAAGAATTTGTTAACACAAAGACACAATTCTTGTTGATTGAGAGACTAGTCCATCTATTGATGACTGTTCTTGTTTCTACGGTTACAACAAAGAGAGCATTTTCAGCCATGAAGCTCATTAAGAACCGACTTCGAAGCAAGATGAGTGATGATTTTCTGGCAGATTTAATAACAGTGCATATTGAGAGAGAAATTGTAGATACTATTGATTCAAATTCGGTTATCGATGAGTTTTGTCCTTCAGGTAACAGAAGaggacaacttttttttttgatcaaataagaacttcattaataattaactgcttacaacgagttttgGGCGACATCTCTTACTCAGAAATAGCCACTAGACTTCCCACTGGAAACCTATATACTGactctaaacttgcactacaactgtatgACAAAGACAACAAGCGCAGGAGCAGTAAATCCTTGACATCTCACCTCTTGTCCAGCCAGTAAGAACTCTAAAactagacaactcacttgtgtcgacactaactcaccaaccagagtcctcctgaccagcttttgatcgaccaagccaacactcattGTGACCTAAACTCGACCAAAAGGATTGCCGGACCTTCAAACCTGGGACTAAAGAAAAcccaacaccatcaccaccctattgtcgacaccatccatccaccactGCTCCAAAACGCCATCGCCTCCGACCCGATCCCAGAGAGGaaggacccactagaaggccaaggatgattgtctagcCAGACTGTTTCGCCAccgctgctgacccaactccagaacaggaacgaTCTCCGAGACTGCGACAGAGAAGATTATCTCTGCCACACCATTAGTAGTGTCATATtaccaacaataaaataaaaccaaacccaTGGCAAACCTGATCCACCATCGCACCACCACCTTGGTAGCGACTTATTACTaaaaaaaacaacttaaaaAACAAGCATTAAAAAAACAACCAAGACAGGGCCCAAAATTGAGCCCAAACCCCACATCCAGCCGAAGTAGAAGAGAAATCAGAGCCACCAAACAGGCCCAGCCCAGTTCCTGCACAACCCCCACCTTCGTCCCCTCATTCCTGACATGCCACCACCTGCTACGGACCGCCACCGTCCTCGTGCCCCTAAACCGGTTGTCTCACACCAGCGCCGGTGACCCACCAACTTGGTCGCGCCACCGCCAGAGCTCCACAGCCCACACCCCAATCCAGAAGTCCACCCAACCCAGATCAAGTCGGGGACTCGTAGCGCCAACCCGAAATGGATTGACAATCCCCAATCCAGAAGTCCACCATCTCTGACCATCCAGGATTTGACCCGCCACAAATCCCATCTCCCCGCCCTCTTCATCCCCAGACATGCCGCCCAACCAACCCACAACTTCCACCTGCAAGTATTTAACCACCACCCCCCAGCAACTCTGATCTCCCCTACCACCAGCCATCTAGCAACAAGGGACAACGATCACCCAACAACAAGGCCCGTCCGACGACAGCGTCCATTGACGCGCCGCCGGACGGAGGCAAGAGAGTTTTTTcagaaaaccctagcagagagttTTTGCCTcttatgttaaaaaaaatagaagaggaCAACTTAAGTAGTTGAATTTGTATTGACATTGAATATTTAACTTTGAATTGTTTCAACTTTCTATTGTTAGATTTGGGTAACAAAATGCATTttgtggatgatattttgaCAAGTGTTATGCAATTGAGATATTCTATCAAAACAAAATAGACTCTTCTAAATTTTTAAGAATAATTTTTCTTGTCAGCATAAGGTAAAGAAAAATTTTATTCACATATTGTAAAATACTACTTACACATTTCCTACTTAATAAACCACCtactaacttttttattttgacATTTTATTAGAAACACAACCTCAAATTGCTTAAACTATCCTCATTCACAATACACTGTAcacattttattattattattattattattattattattattattattattattattattattattattattattattattattattattattattattattattattattattattattattttatatatatattattttttttataccaTCTTAATTTGAAGAGAACCCGTAATCTTTGGAATTAAGATCACTATATCGAGTTTCATCTTTACCTCCATTGACCTAAAGTTGCCCAACTATTCTCATTGCTCTTGAATTCTTTTTGAAGTAAAACTCCTAGTTTGTCAAATTGATTGGCAAAGCTATTTTCCAATACAAATGTCAGCTTATTAGTCATTCCTAGAATCATTGTATGCATTTCAAATAAGATGCCAACAGACAGAGATGTGTTGGAACCTTCAAAAGTGTGAATATAACAATTATAGAGTAGAGATTAAATTATAAGGACGTGATACGATATCGTCATACACCCTATAAAACCGATATATGGAGAATCTGGGACCTTGTTTATCAAACAAGTTTCAATACTATCAAACAacaattgaaattcaaaaccTAAAATTTGTAGCTAAAGTTCAGTCAAAGATGGAGAAGTCATACCTCAATTGAGGGTTGAGAACACCGATATCATAATCCATAACGCTGTTGccgatttttttttggaactatGGATGTTCATCAATCAGTCTCATTAACTGTTTCTGACTGGTTTTAAGTGTGCATCTTCATTCACGTCATTTATGTACGTGATAAGAAAACTTTAAAGCGGGATGATATATTCCAActatctttctttatttttcataTAAATGTCTCTTTTGGTAATTTAATATACTCATAAATTCTTATGTCGGGTGTATGAAAAAATGGATGTGTATTCAGTATTTTGCAatgtatgaataaaatttctctaaagtaaggggggtgtattgtatttggatttgtgcaggctttttttaaatgatagactttttgaaaagtccacagactctttaaaaagttgatagactgttatgtatttcttaaaaccattgattttagcaacagacttttattgattcttgaaaatctatatactttattatgaatgacttctacagatttcctaggatatacaaaatataaaaaaaaaaaaaaaaaaaaaaaaacaaatgcagtccaaacacaaaacaaaataataacttgttgtctcttcaatgctccagtattttctaatagaaattgactcaaataaatgattgttagtctgtctagcgagtttgttctcattcctaatctcccaacaacctaaatatacaatatatatcacttgatgtttatggttagttattctcatcaattttgttttcgtcgattaacatatattattatattgtagcaatattggtcaatcttgatctataatcaatcaattgaaattcaattgttcaactttttttgaaccataatataaattcaaattaatgagaataattaattaattaataagataaaattgagtatggttcaaggtctgagggttagaccacaatatttgagttttagggttttataaatcatttttattgctatcaGAGTTCgtagtatcacaattgaaaaaaaaaaacaaaacaaaaaaagcacattcaacaactatacaatgaacatgttgggtatcaaaaaaagttgatatcataaaagattagagaaaagataaaaattaagaaagagagatgattaagaacaaacttcttcgtgcgtagagagaagaactttgatagaccttttttttttttgaagaggaaactttgatagactttttgaaatctttggtctggaggctggaaaattattggagtttggtatgaatagttaacactacaaagtccatgattatccatgattttctaattccataagtatgaatgatattttgaatacctctgtacttttattcatttttaaaagtcctaattgaatacccctagatttgggtggaattcatgaagtcttttacaatcctaattgaatacctcaagactttcatggactgttaaaagtttatattgaatacacccagacttttcaattccatagatttctttaaaagttccactaattccatatacaatacacccctcTAAATGTAGCCGACCTTAAATTTTATTCCTTGTTCCGTGCCTGATGGCGGGCTTTAGTATAGATAGTGAAAGTGGTTCATTGAATATGGGAAGTGGAGCGTGACAAAGTTATTGACTTAAGTTGATGAACCAATGATCTTGTATGCATTAAGACAACCATTCACATCAAACTACTAGACATTTCAATTTTACATAAAGCATGCAAGAGTGTTGGACATTTCAATTTTACGTAAAATTTGTGAATtgtagtgattttttttttttaataaatattttgTGCTAAACGTGTTCTTACTTGTACTTCTAAATTAGTTTTTCACTAAAATGTGACATAGAAAAGTGTATAGCCAAATAACCATCAAATAAATCACTTCCTTTTTGCTAAAGCCGtaattatttaatatttatCCATCAAGTTTACTAAATTGAGAAAATCTGTCAAGTCATCGTTTTATCCCAAGTCAAGatcaaaccaaaagaaattgacTAAACCAGAAGTTGGCATCCTAGAAGCCACGTGGCACCACACCATTGCTCAAATTAACATAGGCGCCAGGGCAAAGAGCAGTGGTCCTAAGGAACACCATCATTGGGTACTAATGGGTAGGGTTAGGCCCCCTATGATGGCCCACCATTGTGGATGATGATCATCACCACCGTACATAAGTAAAGATTGAAACAGAATCACACGGTTCTCAACAACAGCACCAAGAACCAAAAGCCATACAGAGAGAGCTCACATATCCAAGTCTTCTTAGAGAAGGGcatatatttattattataaAAACAAACACGCGCTGCGTTCTGATCTCTCGTGGCTCTACCTTTCTCTGTTTCTCGCCACCGTCTTTAGCTCACAGTCCCCCAGAGGCCAAAGccgaagcctttatataaatcCGATAACAGCCAGAACCCAAAAAGAAGCTTCCTTGCAACGCCCGAGGAGTAGAGGTGGGGGTGGGGGCACAATCTCCGAGACCAGCTTCGATTCTCCGAACCCGCAtctgtttttgtgtttgttgaTCTGGGTCTTTGTTGTTTTGTGATTTAGAGGCGTTTTTCTCATCTGGGTGTTTTTAGGGATTatgaggaagagggagagggagaatCCATGTGGGGTTTGTGGCCACTATCACAAATACGAGGAGGGAGAGGTCTGCGGCATCTGCGGCCACCGTGTTCCGGCTGTTTCCGAGAAAACGGCGATCCAAGTTAGCGCCTTTCCGTCCGAGATCCTGCCGGAGTTTCTCTACTTGGGCAGCTACGACAACGCCTCTCGCTCCGAGCTTCTCAAGACTCAGGGAATCTCTCGTGTTCTCAACGTGAGCCCTTTTGCTCGGAATTTAGCTAGGTTTAAAGATTGAgttttcggttttttttttttttgtatcgaATTTGTTGGATTGTTGCCTGCTTAATGCACATTATGTCGATTTTGATCGGAGCTTTTCAGGGAACTTGTAGGATGAGGGTGTGCTTTTgtatatgaaaacaataggGAATTCAATAGTAACTATGTTCTGATAAATTGAATGCATGGAGATTGAAAGCTAGCACAGTTATCGGATTAAACAAGTAAATAGTAGCTTTGATCAAGGACAAGGAGGGTAAAGGTGATCCTGGATGTTTAGCTTTCTGCTTTACTCAGTAGTTTTTTCAACTTCAAGGATCTGTGAGCACTTAAGAGTGCGAAAAGACATAGAAGGTGTATTTGGGGCTATCCATGTGATTGTGAATGTGGGAACTGCCATTTCAATTTACTGGTTTGATTTAGTCTCCAATAATTGAAGGTTTAACAATTCTGTCTTTCTCCTTTTGCAGACGGTACCTACTTGTCAAAATCTTTACAAGAACTCTTTCACCTACCATTACCTTCAAGATGACAAAACTTTGCAATTTGAGGATGCAAACCAATTTTTAGGTGTGTATTCTCTTTACTTCAATTTCTTGTTTGAGAAGACCTTTTTCTTTGCACGATGGATTCgtatacctttttttttctgcaCGATGGATTCATATATGTTGGTCAAAGGCTTAAAAGTATTCTACTACTTGTGATGGTTTTGATGCTGGTTGTTAGTTTATTATATTTCTGCTCATAAGCATATTTCAATAATACTGATCGTAAAATTCGAATTATATGTCAAAAATATTTCAGTCATGGGAAATTGACAGTTGATATCTTTCAGTTGAAGGATTTGGGGCTCTTTTGCAAAAGTGTCATTAAGGAAGTTTCTTACAGTTAGTAGTGAGGACCAATCTTTACTTCCTGTACTGACATGTATGCATCTGAAATTACCGTTTATCTATCTATCTGAGTGCATTTGCAACTTTACTCGTTCTTAGGTTTGTATCAGAACAAGCTTGTAGACAGATACAAGCTTCATGAATAAGATTAATCAAAGCATTTAAGTCATTTTCCCTGATTTAAGTAAATACTGAATTTCATCGAATGGTTCTTTCATTTAGTACGCACTGATTGAATCCTTACATGATTGCTACTATGAAAAGATATGTACTATACACCTGATTGACACCTTATTtgatttcttattttatttgaCCAACTTTATGAATTCTACTGTCACATTCTGTTTCAATCCGCTGGGTTCATCTTCTTTGCAATGCAAAACAGTTTAAGGTTACTTGTCAGTATCCCAATCTCCCTTTCCTCTCATAACCTGCGCAGAAAGAGAATTGGCATAATGAGACTTTTTTGATGAACCCCTTCCCTTCTGATAATTTGTTGAAAGAAACCTTTTTAAATGTTGATTAAGCAGTAGTTGACTAAATCAATACAAGAACATACAATCAGTCCGTGATGTACAGTTACTGACCTTTTGGTTTTCGTTGCACAAGCATCAATTGAAGTCTGTTTGCAGCAATTAATTACAGCAACAAATCCAAACATCATTTTAATTCTCACTAGTAAATGGCTTCTTTGTTAGACTTCAGAATTACATTCTAGCTTGGATAATGTTAGGCTAATTAGTAGTTCCTCTTTACATAGCATTACTTAAAAAAACTGTGCTTTATGTTGCAGAGAAATGTGAAAGGGATAAAGCTCGTGTTTTAGTGCACTGCATGTCAGGAAAAAATAGGTGAATTACTGACATCATGTATCTATTTACTATTCCCTCAGTATGCACTGATCCAGACGCACATGACCTGTAGAGCTCTTGCAGTCATAGAAGATCTTTCTTGTTTGTTTTATGAGATCTAACATGGTTCTTTCTGACAGATCCCCAGCCATCGTAATAGCTTATTTGATGAAATCGAGAGGATGGAGACTAGCACAGGCTTATCAGTGGGTCAAAGAACGAAGACCAGCTGTTGAATTAACTGAAGGTATGCACAGCTTTTATGGAAGATatgtttcaagtttcaacatttATTGAATGGGGCATTCAATTGAACAATAAATTTAGTTTTTGGAACTATAATAGAATTTGAGTTGGGAATTATTAATAGGCAAAGCCAATCATATTTTAGAAACTAGTTTGAGTGTATTGAGAAAGATAAATACTGATATTGCCGACTGTGATTTGATTTGGTTGGATGTGGAAATTGGGAATGCATCTTGCTTCTACATGTTGCATCTAGATGGGACGTGAACTTTCTCAGGATGTATACTACTTTTGTTTATTGTCGTTTTGGTTGGCAAATTTTAAGAGTTAAAATCCTTGTTCTATCCTGACATAAACAATAGCTCTTTCCATTCCTATCCTATTTCTCTTCCCACCTTTGCAGTGTTTGAAAAATCAAAGACCTATCAATGATTTATGCTGAAAGCCTTTAATCTTAGAGTAGATTTCATTTGCTGTTTGGAATAATCATACAGCTTACTTTCATTTGTGTTTGTGGATGTAGCTGTTTATCGGCAACTACAGGAGTATGAGGAGAAGATCTTTGGGTCAATTGACAGTACCAACCAAACGTTGGCGGCCTTCCCGCCAGTAGCTGCACCTTCATTTGGCTTTGGTTTCCCCAAAGCTAGTGATGGAGTTCCTATCCCTGCATTCAACAATGTGAGCGCTCCCTCCATTTTTGCTAGACCCACCTCAGATATCCCTCCACAGGAGTTTACATTTGGAGCTGGCCAGACTCAAAGTAATATCTCAGGAAGCCCTTTTACTGCCAGTCCTCCAAATCCAAATGCTACTGATATTTCTATGGATAGTACTTGAGATTGCTGTTGCTACACCCTTTGCGGATCAACTGTTGGATGGAAGGAAGTTAAGTGCTGACTCCaatgagttttttttatatttggaTGTAAAGTGGGAGTGACTGCTCATATTTTCTTGACTTTCAATGAATCTTTAGTTCACAATATTTGACAGGGCGGTAATAGTATGATGGGTTTTTTCTCTTCTCATGTTTCagttaacaattttttttcaatcgATGCATGACCTATACAAAGTTCAATTACATACTTTAATCTACTTCATCTACCGAATTGAAGAGTGTTTTTGGGAAATGCAGACTTGGCCCAATCTCATCTTCCCCTCGATCAGACTACATTTTGGTTCCACTCTGTTACCTC is a window from the Rosa chinensis cultivar Old Blush chromosome 2, RchiOBHm-V2, whole genome shotgun sequence genome containing:
- the LOC112187623 gene encoding protein-tyrosine-phosphatase IBR5, coding for MRKRERENPCGVCGHYHKYEEGEVCGICGHRVPAVSEKTAIQVSAFPSEILPEFLYLGSYDNASRSELLKTQGISRVLNTVPTCQNLYKNSFTYHYLQDDKTLQFEDANQFLEKCERDKARVLVHCMSGKNRSPAIVIAYLMKSRGWRLAQAYQWVKERRPAVELTEAVYRQLQEYEEKIFGSIDSTNQTLAAFPPVAAPSFGFGFPKASDGVPIPAFNNVSAPSIFARPTSDIPPQEFTFGAGQTQSNISGSPFTASPPNPNATDISMDST